The Nocardioides humi genome includes a region encoding these proteins:
- a CDS encoding TetR/AcrR family transcriptional regulator — protein MLDAAIRLFRSKGIRAVGVNAVAAEAGVTKATLYSHFASKDALVAASLNERDIEWQRRLTRHLDHHVGDGEQVLAVFDAYHEALIEDDYRPCPFVSFTAEFADASHEGHQVVAHHKQSLRRTLSDLCQAAGASEPEALAGDITRLLEGAYVMGAVLRDASEITLAKATATRLLREAVPA, from the coding sequence GTGCTCGACGCCGCGATCCGGTTGTTCCGGTCCAAGGGAATTCGTGCAGTCGGAGTGAACGCGGTCGCCGCAGAAGCGGGCGTGACGAAGGCCACGCTGTATTCGCACTTCGCGTCCAAAGACGCCTTGGTCGCGGCGAGCCTGAACGAACGGGACATTGAGTGGCAACGGCGACTCACGCGCCACCTTGATCATCACGTTGGCGACGGCGAACAGGTCTTGGCGGTGTTCGACGCGTACCACGAAGCCCTGATCGAAGACGACTACAGACCATGCCCATTCGTCAGCTTCACCGCAGAATTCGCCGACGCCTCCCACGAAGGGCACCAAGTCGTGGCTCACCACAAGCAATCGCTGCGAAGGACACTCAGTGACTTGTGCCAGGCGGCCGGAGCAAGCGAGCCCGAAGCGCTCGCCGGTGACATCACCCGGCTACTGGAAGGCGCTTACGTGATGGGAGCGGTACTGCGCGACGCATCGGAGATCACCCTGGCCAAAGCCACGGCGACACGGCTGCTGCGCGAAGCCGTTCCCGCGTGA
- a CDS encoding MFS transporter — MCIAVTWGPGRNAFGVYVPQFRAELGASTEFIGVVAGGMYGGYGVALLAVGMVVPRFGVRLAVVIGIASAGLGMAVVAASHNSWVTASGLIIAASGAGWTWAPYSNAAAHVADPSTRARVLAVISSGAAGGFLIIGLLSVAAQGRWRLVWGLYAAMAVGALWANRQLPTRGTDPHRGGGTNTNLSQLSLIDCLRMRSARSLFAVATCYGSVSAFYFTFSTDQLVAAGLEQATAGAGLYAAMGLAGLLGLAAGDLIMRWGVDSVCTLTFGGLTGACLFTAAWPSSWIAWMASGSLAGASLMIGSALLAEWNSRTFSAAPTVGFTATLSLLALGSIGGPLVLSQQAAATGIRWAFATASAIAAVVALLPLVRRIASATTRTK, encoded by the coding sequence GTGTGCATAGCCGTCACTTGGGGCCCCGGACGCAACGCCTTCGGCGTGTACGTTCCGCAGTTCCGTGCCGAACTCGGAGCCTCGACCGAGTTCATCGGGGTCGTTGCTGGCGGCATGTACGGCGGGTATGGCGTGGCGCTGCTCGCCGTCGGGATGGTGGTTCCGCGTTTCGGGGTCCGCCTTGCGGTAGTGATCGGGATCGCGTCCGCCGGTCTCGGTATGGCAGTCGTCGCGGCTTCACACAACTCGTGGGTGACGGCATCCGGATTGATCATCGCGGCGAGCGGCGCCGGCTGGACGTGGGCGCCGTACAGCAACGCCGCTGCCCATGTGGCAGACCCGTCGACCCGAGCTCGAGTCTTGGCGGTCATCAGTTCCGGTGCCGCGGGTGGCTTCTTGATCATCGGTCTGTTGTCCGTAGCAGCACAGGGCCGATGGCGGTTGGTATGGGGGCTTTATGCCGCCATGGCCGTGGGAGCACTTTGGGCGAACAGACAACTACCCACTCGCGGGACCGATCCACATCGCGGGGGTGGAACGAACACGAACTTGTCCCAGCTATCGCTGATCGACTGCCTACGCATGAGGTCGGCGCGATCACTTTTCGCCGTCGCCACATGCTACGGATCTGTCAGTGCCTTCTACTTCACCTTCTCCACCGACCAGCTCGTCGCGGCCGGATTGGAGCAAGCCACCGCCGGAGCCGGCCTTTATGCAGCGATGGGGCTGGCAGGGCTGTTGGGACTCGCCGCTGGGGACCTGATCATGAGGTGGGGGGTCGACAGCGTGTGCACGCTCACCTTCGGGGGCCTAACTGGCGCCTGTCTGTTCACGGCAGCCTGGCCATCCTCATGGATCGCGTGGATGGCGTCCGGATCACTGGCCGGCGCGTCGCTGATGATCGGGAGCGCACTCCTCGCGGAGTGGAATTCACGCACCTTCTCCGCGGCTCCGACGGTCGGCTTCACCGCGACACTGTCGCTTCTCGCGCTCGGATCTATCGGTGGCCCACTCGTCCTGTCCCAGCAGGCCGCGGCCACGGGAATCCGCTGGGCGTTCGCGACCGCTTCCGCGATCGCAGCAGTCGTTGCTCTGCTCCCCCTCGTCAGGCGGATCGCTTCTGCCACCACTAGAACCAAGTGA
- a CDS encoding SCO6745 family protein: MSTTDRVQSAERRLWRAYEPIHAICYFHPHFAATMNETGLTGWWNGYFAGRAAPLGPTPSQVVTSLFYGFSPAMVDRAVPKIWTRVSPEAAIEARFDAAETVLAEHADAGSLDDLHRVTDGLERAIDALPFDGRALASAWHSVRRPDSILQRLWLAATILREHRGDGHVIAATANGLTGLEASITHIASGQVSRRIIQENRGWTDEQWQIAHLALRERGILADDDSLTTRGTALRDRIEDLTDQLAAPSVHALNDAAGTIDVLTSLARLLVDRGAVPVPNPIGVPRP; the protein is encoded by the coding sequence ATGTCCACCACAGACAGGGTCCAAAGTGCCGAACGACGGCTATGGCGCGCCTACGAGCCCATCCACGCGATCTGCTACTTCCACCCACACTTTGCTGCGACAATGAACGAAACCGGGCTGACAGGGTGGTGGAACGGCTACTTCGCCGGACGCGCTGCCCCGCTCGGACCAACACCGTCGCAGGTCGTGACCTCCCTGTTCTACGGCTTCTCCCCCGCGATGGTCGACCGCGCGGTCCCGAAGATCTGGACCCGAGTCAGTCCCGAAGCCGCCATCGAAGCGCGATTCGACGCCGCAGAGACGGTTCTGGCCGAGCACGCCGACGCTGGCTCACTCGACGACTTGCACCGCGTCACCGACGGCCTCGAACGCGCCATCGACGCCCTCCCCTTCGACGGCCGCGCCCTCGCAAGCGCCTGGCACTCAGTCCGGCGACCGGACTCGATACTGCAACGACTATGGCTGGCCGCCACCATCCTGCGCGAGCACCGCGGCGATGGCCACGTCATCGCGGCCACCGCCAACGGCCTGACCGGTCTGGAGGCCTCCATCACCCATATAGCCAGCGGCCAGGTAAGCCGCCGCATCATCCAAGAGAATCGGGGATGGACCGACGAGCAATGGCAGATAGCCCATCTCGCGCTCCGGGAACGCGGAATCCTCGCCGACGACGACTCCCTCACCACCAGAGGGACCGCACTGCGCGATCGGATCGAGGACCTTACCGACCAACTCGCCGCACCATCGGTCCACGCGTTGAATGACGCCGCCGGAACCATCGACGTCCTGACCTCACTGGCCCGGCTGCTGGTCGACCGCGGAGCAGTTCCCGTCCCCAACCCCATCGGAGTTCCCCGACCATGA
- a CDS encoding DUF1330 domain-containing protein — translation MTVYAIAELTIVDPDAYGRYLDKFFDVFSQYDGALLAADNSPDIIEGSWPHDKLVLISFPDRAAFDAWATSPEYEEIAQDRKAGARSTVIVAEGVLNPLELRRGK, via the coding sequence ATGACGGTCTACGCCATCGCTGAACTCACCATCGTCGACCCCGACGCGTACGGTCGCTACCTCGACAAGTTCTTCGACGTCTTCTCCCAGTATGACGGCGCCCTCCTGGCTGCCGACAACTCCCCCGACATCATCGAAGGCAGCTGGCCGCACGACAAACTTGTCCTGATCTCGTTTCCCGACCGCGCCGCCTTCGACGCATGGGCGACCTCACCGGAGTATGAAGAGATCGCCCAAGATCGAAAAGCTGGCGCTCGCTCGACCGTGATCGTCGCCGAAGGAGTCCTCAATCCCCTTGAACTTCGTCGCGGGAAGTAG
- a CDS encoding helix-turn-helix transcriptional regulator — MVIVRLGLRDLLTLAPCLDELVRISGAHQGQFFRIQLLWFRVLDELTRRVADRRLVDNGDHHFPTPTSAATGTVRTEVLQAIGLLEASLDKSWRSDELAAAVHLSSSQLARLFAREIGLAPMSYLARRRTQRMADLLRHTNLTVRDAAASVGWNDPDYAARRFRAQFGLTPSRYRRIVRNLMTGA; from the coding sequence ATGGTGATCGTCCGTCTCGGCCTACGTGACCTGCTCACCCTTGCGCCGTGCCTCGACGAGTTAGTGAGGATCTCCGGTGCCCACCAAGGTCAGTTCTTCAGGATCCAACTTCTGTGGTTTAGAGTCCTCGACGAACTTACGCGTCGCGTCGCCGATCGCCGCCTCGTAGACAACGGCGACCACCATTTCCCCACGCCAACTTCCGCAGCAACAGGGACCGTGCGGACAGAGGTCCTACAGGCAATCGGACTACTGGAGGCATCCCTGGACAAGTCCTGGCGCTCTGACGAGCTCGCCGCAGCCGTACATCTGTCATCGTCACAACTCGCTCGGCTGTTCGCGCGAGAGATAGGCCTGGCACCAATGTCCTACTTGGCGAGACGTAGAACGCAACGGATGGCTGACCTCCTGCGCCACACGAATCTCACCGTTCGCGACGCCGCCGCAAGCGTCGGATGGAATGACCCAGACTACGCGGCGCGGCGCTTCCGAGCGCAGTTCGGCCTTACCCCGAGCCGCTACCGCCGCATAGTGCGTAACCTGATGACAGGCGCATAG
- a CDS encoding ArdC-like ssDNA-binding domain-containing protein encodes MDRSTDQRLGALHERLTAAVSALSSSSDWQQAVSFAARFRSRSFSNSVLICVQHTAAFEAGQTSEPMPSFVAGYRQWQRLGRQVLKGQQGYMIFAPVTGRFATSTLTDPESWRRLRRGEKPRPGEVVRTRMVGVRPAYVWDISQTAGDPIPERPSPKLLEGEAPAGVWDGLAEQVRAEGFAVGLVPDAVAIGGANGCTDYVARSVVVREDMDPAARVKTLAHELAHVLLHGPDNPDATGHRGIAEVEAESVALMIGAAHGMDTSDYTIPYVSDWASSVKDSTPVEVVQATGERVRRTALGILDHLDTMQVSGGDPPGLTRDAPRASPEPPRAAAVGVEHIYQSQARIPVASGRGL; translated from the coding sequence ATGGATCGATCGACAGATCAACGGCTCGGCGCGCTCCATGAGCGGCTCACCGCCGCTGTCTCCGCGCTATCCTCAAGTTCGGACTGGCAGCAGGCAGTGTCATTCGCCGCCCGGTTCCGTTCGAGATCGTTCTCGAATTCGGTGTTGATCTGTGTGCAGCACACGGCCGCGTTCGAGGCGGGTCAGACCAGTGAGCCGATGCCGTCGTTCGTAGCTGGCTACCGCCAGTGGCAGCGGTTGGGTCGGCAGGTGTTGAAGGGCCAACAGGGGTACATGATCTTCGCTCCGGTCACGGGTCGTTTTGCCACCAGCACGCTGACCGACCCGGAGTCGTGGAGGAGGCTGCGCCGGGGCGAGAAGCCGCGTCCGGGTGAGGTCGTCCGCACTCGAATGGTCGGGGTCCGCCCGGCCTACGTGTGGGATATCTCGCAAACGGCAGGCGACCCGATTCCTGAGCGTCCTTCGCCGAAGTTGTTGGAGGGCGAGGCACCTGCCGGAGTGTGGGACGGCCTGGCCGAGCAGGTCCGTGCCGAAGGATTTGCCGTCGGCCTCGTGCCCGATGCGGTGGCGATCGGTGGCGCGAATGGCTGCACCGACTACGTCGCCCGCTCGGTCGTCGTGCGTGAGGACATGGACCCGGCCGCACGGGTCAAGACGTTGGCACACGAGTTGGCTCATGTGCTGTTGCACGGCCCCGACAACCCGGACGCCACCGGTCACCGCGGAATCGCAGAGGTCGAGGCCGAGTCCGTGGCACTGATGATCGGCGCTGCTCACGGAATGGACACCTCCGACTACACGATCCCGTACGTCTCGGATTGGGCGTCTTCTGTCAAGGACTCCACACCGGTCGAGGTGGTCCAGGCCACCGGCGAGCGGGTCCGCAGGACAGCGTTAGGGATTCTTGACCATCTCGACACCATGCAGGTCAGCGGCGGTGACCCGCCGGGGCTGACGCGCGACGCCCCACGAGCCTCGCCCGAGCCACCACGAGCTGCGGCTGTCGGCGTCGAGCACATCTACCAATCGCAGGCTCGGATTCCTGTCGCCAGCGGACGGGGGCTGTGA
- a CDS encoding bifunctional DNA primase/polymerase — translation MPTPAAFATTLSRIDPQRPLSVTAREFAAAGVPIFPCVPAGKRPMTEHGFKDATTDLDQVAAWWRDYPIANIGVPTGSVSGLVVIDVDVHGVDGHHAYARAARAGLIPEPLAVVRTPTGGRHVYFPAAPDRAERSWQAGKVGVDCRADGGYIIAPPSVLRLDGGRVPYRIEQIATSAVQPVDASRVRDFLDPRPPPRPRQGGPIRQADAMRLASWLAEQATDRNLKLFWAACRLAEGGVPVADALDALVAARKPDFREREIARTVYSAYRSTGCGTGARGVARDEHQSSEPRFMQHRIDRPSHKVRSL, via the coding sequence ATGCCCACACCCGCAGCCTTCGCCACCACGCTCTCGCGTATTGATCCACAACGGCCGTTGAGCGTGACTGCCCGTGAGTTCGCGGCCGCCGGCGTGCCGATCTTTCCCTGTGTTCCAGCCGGGAAGCGCCCGATGACCGAGCATGGGTTCAAGGATGCGACTACTGATCTCGACCAGGTGGCCGCGTGGTGGCGCGACTATCCAATCGCGAACATCGGTGTACCCACCGGCAGCGTGTCGGGGCTGGTGGTGATCGACGTGGATGTGCATGGCGTCGATGGACACCACGCCTACGCCCGCGCCGCGCGGGCCGGTTTGATCCCGGAGCCGTTGGCGGTGGTACGCACGCCCACGGGTGGGCGGCATGTCTACTTCCCGGCCGCCCCGGATCGGGCAGAGCGTTCGTGGCAGGCCGGCAAAGTCGGGGTGGACTGCCGTGCTGACGGCGGCTACATCATCGCGCCGCCATCAGTGCTGCGTCTCGACGGCGGGCGCGTGCCCTACCGGATCGAACAGATCGCCACGAGCGCGGTGCAGCCGGTCGACGCGAGCAGGGTGCGGGACTTCCTCGACCCACGCCCGCCCCCTCGTCCGCGCCAGGGTGGCCCGATCCGGCAGGCCGATGCCATGCGGTTGGCCTCGTGGCTGGCAGAGCAGGCCACCGACAGGAACCTCAAACTGTTCTGGGCAGCCTGCCGGCTCGCCGAGGGCGGCGTACCGGTTGCCGACGCCTTGGATGCACTGGTGGCAGCGAGGAAGCCCGACTTCCGGGAGCGAGAGATCGCCCGGACCGTCTACAGCGCCTACCGCTCCACCGGATGCGGCACGGGCGCAAGGGGCGTCGCCCGCGATGAGCATCAGTCGTCCGAGCCCCGGTTCATGCAGCACAGAATCGACCGACCCTCGCACAAGGTTCGGAGTTTGTGA
- a CDS encoding DUF2637 domain-containing protein, giving the protein MSAPAGRRSAVVTAVCGTVFIAAGAFWLSYTALADLAVRSGIGADQAWAWPLIVDGLIVVGTVAVVAQAGQPDAWYPWLLLIGGAVVSVSANAIHAIVAADADVPSVLAATVAAVPPIVLLAITHLTVILTHTTTPGSGDQLSPGAATAEAAIKTAEQPIAAGLPSSTGKEPPAVPSIGSEEDAVAVAVRGQDRRVLAAKLREQGWSNKAVARRLGVHPSTVGRWFAPTHQADDTAAVAEEAIQ; this is encoded by the coding sequence ATGAGCGCGCCCGCGGGTCGGCGATCGGCGGTGGTGACTGCGGTCTGCGGGACGGTGTTCATCGCCGCTGGCGCGTTCTGGCTCAGCTACACCGCGCTGGCTGACTTGGCCGTTCGATCCGGGATCGGAGCCGACCAAGCGTGGGCATGGCCGCTCATCGTCGACGGCCTGATTGTCGTCGGAACCGTCGCGGTCGTGGCGCAGGCGGGACAGCCGGACGCGTGGTATCCGTGGCTTCTCCTGATCGGCGGCGCGGTCGTCTCGGTGAGCGCGAACGCGATCCACGCGATCGTCGCCGCGGATGCCGACGTGCCGTCGGTATTGGCGGCAACCGTGGCGGCCGTCCCTCCCATCGTGTTGCTGGCGATCACGCACCTGACCGTCATCTTGACCCACACGACCACCCCCGGGTCTGGGGACCAGCTATCGCCCGGTGCCGCGACGGCCGAAGCTGCGATCAAGACTGCTGAGCAACCGATCGCGGCTGGCTTGCCGTCGTCGACGGGCAAGGAGCCACCGGCGGTGCCGTCCATTGGCTCCGAGGAGGACGCCGTAGCCGTGGCCGTGCGTGGCCAGGATCGGCGTGTGTTGGCGGCAAAGCTGCGCGAGCAGGGGTGGTCGAACAAGGCCGTCGCCCGTCGTCTGGGCGTCCATCCTTCGACGGTCGGGCGTTGGTTCGCACCTACGCATCAAGCAGACGACACCGCAGCGGTAGCCGAGGAGGCGATCCAGTGA
- a CDS encoding ParB N-terminal domain-containing protein, translated as MTSVGHIELDRTVESITVGRRHRVDLGDIDALAASIDREGLLQPLTVTPEGVLVCGRRRLAAIKALGWRTVNVWVRSGISDRLGQLVAEQDDNVLHKPLSQLEAAALYRELKQVMAEDAARRQAATRFSATHQPRDQSGGDGGGESPPPSSAIGKTREQAARVVTGAASYKRLEQIGWLQQVADDLAQPAALRAQVVAELECIEAGAAVNPIYQQVRQIVEKAEAERTAELDQMAQEALARVQADNSKKAKKRPIRPPRSGTRSRPGIPCGRSRCCGPSSRTGGSTTTRPSSPPR; from the coding sequence ATGACCAGCGTGGGGCACATCGAGCTGGACCGCACCGTCGAGTCGATCACGGTCGGTCGACGCCATCGCGTCGATCTGGGCGACATCGACGCGCTCGCGGCGTCTATCGACCGTGAGGGCCTGCTGCAACCCCTGACCGTCACCCCCGAAGGCGTGCTGGTGTGCGGCAGGCGGCGGCTCGCGGCGATCAAGGCCCTCGGCTGGCGCACGGTCAACGTGTGGGTCCGCTCCGGTATCTCTGATCGGCTCGGTCAGCTCGTCGCGGAGCAGGACGACAACGTGCTGCACAAGCCACTGAGTCAGTTGGAGGCGGCGGCGCTGTACCGAGAGTTGAAGCAGGTCATGGCTGAGGACGCCGCACGTCGTCAGGCCGCCACCCGATTCAGCGCCACCCATCAACCGCGAGATCAGTCGGGTGGCGACGGTGGTGGCGAGTCGCCACCACCGTCAAGTGCGATCGGCAAGACCCGCGAGCAAGCCGCTCGCGTGGTCACCGGCGCTGCCTCCTACAAGCGGCTGGAGCAGATCGGGTGGCTCCAACAGGTCGCCGATGACCTGGCACAGCCCGCGGCCCTGCGGGCGCAGGTGGTCGCGGAACTGGAGTGCATCGAGGCCGGCGCCGCGGTGAACCCGATCTACCAACAGGTCCGCCAGATCGTCGAGAAGGCCGAGGCCGAGCGAACCGCCGAGCTCGATCAGATGGCCCAAGAAGCGCTCGCCCGTGTCCAGGCGGACAACTCCAAGAAGGCCAAGAAACGCCCGATCCGCCCACCCCGGTCGGGGACGAGGAGCCGGCCCGGTATCCCGTGCGGGCGTTCACGCTGTTGTGGACCGAGCTCGAGAACTGGTGGGAGCACTACGACGCGGCCGAGCTCGCCGCCGCGCTGA
- a CDS encoding peptidoglycan DD-metalloendopeptidase family protein, translating into MVKKLGIAGAALVLLAPMLVMVSIAMLMNPAANAACTIGTGNGVTVGNIPDSLDVTTADGTTFTLNHQQLTHAATIIDIGSRTDGVNRNGIQIALMAALTESTLRMLSNTSAYPESANYPNDGDGSDNDSLGLFQMRPAAGWGAVAELMDPTYQAKAFYGGPTGPNYPSPRGLLDIPGWRQMDKGAAAQAVEVSAYPDRYRNYEPVAAAILDALTARAASTAGQVDLPTVVTSPINGKIGVAQANIPNRTSSGRFASSMGWLTSQGPDFITLNEVSARSLEAISAHAPGYAAYRQRQADGNQSQGNVVLWKTAIWSKLAAGRIKLVEADHAYYQGKKVTWDRFATWALLQRGDGAVVSIVSVHQMTDPHKFPRQHGNPSMSRPEQYGKGMDILIGLLNQLGQHGPVFVGGDMNTPASYTDLAWSAAAKMKTAGYAWHAHGVDFVFYPSGNGVKLAHGTVGPKAEVGDHNMIAARFNLNHAGTTARTSSAANTASRRAATAPAITRVTAQAQGPESSRVVFPLPADTWAMSSPFGMRVHPITGEYKLHTGTDFSTAAGTPILAAADGTVTFAGPAAGYGNLIIIEHTIDGQTIATAYAHMWPAGIHVAVGDRVTAGQHIGDVGSSGYATGPHLHFEVRPGGTNAAPVDPVPWLNAHGAADLPAANGGPGSSTTGCDSTGLAPGIGVVPTPVDGDPNRMVDDPTSTGQITARLLNLYIQASAAFPDTGWACWSERPGTTSEHPLGRACDITFGNAIGHYPTPAQLEAGWALTDWMKNNAEALGVEYLIWQGKVWSVARSGEGWRPYNGGGAHDPDNVTGGHYDHLHVTVRN; encoded by the coding sequence GTGGTCAAGAAGCTCGGAATCGCTGGCGCTGCTCTGGTGCTGCTCGCGCCCATGCTGGTCATGGTCTCCATCGCCATGCTGATGAACCCGGCAGCCAACGCCGCCTGCACCATCGGCACCGGCAACGGGGTGACCGTCGGGAACATCCCCGACTCCCTCGACGTGACCACGGCCGATGGCACCACGTTCACGTTGAACCATCAGCAGCTCACCCATGCCGCCACCATCATCGACATCGGCAGCCGCACCGACGGGGTCAACCGGAACGGCATCCAGATCGCGCTCATGGCCGCACTCACCGAGTCGACCCTGCGAATGCTGTCCAACACCAGCGCCTACCCCGAGTCCGCGAACTACCCGAACGACGGCGACGGCTCCGATAACGACAGCCTCGGCCTGTTCCAGATGCGACCCGCCGCCGGATGGGGAGCCGTCGCCGAACTCATGGACCCGACCTACCAAGCCAAGGCGTTCTACGGCGGACCCACCGGCCCGAACTATCCCTCTCCGCGGGGCCTGCTGGACATCCCCGGCTGGCGGCAGATGGACAAGGGCGCGGCAGCCCAAGCCGTCGAAGTCTCGGCCTACCCGGATCGCTACCGGAACTACGAGCCCGTCGCCGCCGCGATCTTGGACGCCCTCACGGCACGAGCAGCCAGTACGGCCGGGCAGGTCGATCTCCCGACGGTCGTCACCAGTCCGATCAACGGGAAGATCGGGGTCGCGCAGGCGAACATCCCGAACCGAACCTCCTCAGGTAGGTTCGCGTCCTCGATGGGCTGGCTGACCTCGCAGGGACCGGACTTCATCACGCTGAACGAGGTCAGCGCCCGCAGCCTGGAGGCGATCTCGGCTCACGCGCCGGGCTACGCCGCGTATCGCCAGCGGCAGGCGGACGGGAACCAGTCGCAAGGCAACGTCGTCCTCTGGAAGACCGCGATCTGGAGCAAGCTCGCCGCCGGACGGATCAAGCTCGTCGAAGCTGACCACGCCTACTACCAGGGCAAGAAGGTCACCTGGGATCGGTTCGCCACCTGGGCGCTGCTCCAGCGCGGCGACGGCGCGGTCGTCTCGATCGTGTCCGTCCATCAGATGACCGACCCGCACAAGTTTCCCCGCCAGCACGGCAACCCGTCGATGAGCCGGCCCGAGCAGTACGGCAAGGGCATGGACATCCTCATCGGCCTGCTCAACCAGCTCGGACAGCACGGGCCGGTGTTCGTCGGTGGCGACATGAACACTCCCGCCTCCTACACCGACCTGGCCTGGTCGGCGGCGGCGAAGATGAAGACCGCCGGCTACGCCTGGCACGCACACGGCGTCGATTTCGTGTTCTACCCATCGGGCAACGGAGTGAAGCTCGCACACGGCACCGTCGGCCCGAAGGCCGAGGTTGGCGACCACAACATGATCGCCGCCCGGTTCAACCTCAACCATGCCGGCACCACTGCCCGCACAAGCAGCGCAGCGAACACCGCTTCCCGACGCGCCGCGACCGCACCAGCGATCACGCGAGTCACGGCTCAAGCTCAGGGGCCGGAGTCATCGCGAGTTGTGTTCCCGCTCCCCGCAGACACGTGGGCGATGAGCAGCCCGTTCGGGATGCGGGTCCATCCGATCACCGGCGAATACAAGCTCCACACGGGAACGGATTTCTCTACGGCTGCGGGCACCCCGATCCTCGCCGCCGCGGACGGGACCGTGACCTTCGCCGGCCCAGCGGCCGGATACGGCAACCTCATCATCATCGAGCACACGATCGACGGCCAGACGATCGCCACCGCGTACGCCCACATGTGGCCGGCCGGCATCCATGTCGCCGTCGGCGACCGTGTGACCGCGGGGCAGCACATTGGCGATGTCGGATCGTCCGGGTACGCCACCGGCCCCCATCTGCATTTCGAGGTCCGCCCCGGCGGCACCAACGCCGCCCCCGTCGACCCGGTGCCGTGGCTCAACGCCCACGGAGCGGCCGACCTCCCGGCCGCCAACGGCGGACCCGGCAGCAGCACGACCGGATGCGACTCCACCGGGCTCGCGCCCGGTATCGGCGTGGTCCCCACTCCGGTCGACGGCGACCCGAACCGCATGGTCGACGACCCCACCTCGACTGGGCAGATCACCGCCCGCCTGCTCAACCTCTACATCCAGGCATCCGCCGCGTTCCCCGACACCGGATGGGCCTGCTGGTCCGAGCGGCCTGGCACAACCTCGGAGCACCCGCTCGGGCGTGCGTGTGACATCACCTTCGGCAACGCCATCGGCCACTATCCGACCCCAGCACAGCTGGAGGCCGGCTGGGCCTTGACCGACTGGATGAAGAACAACGCCGAAGCGCTCGGAGTCGAGTACCTGATCTGGCAAGGGAAGGTTTGGTCTGTCGCCCGGTCCGGTGAGGGATGGCGTCCCTACAACGGCGGCGGGGCGCACGATCCGGACAACGTGACCGGCGGGCACTACGACCACCTCCATGTGACCGTCCGCAACTAA
- a CDS encoding YciI family protein — MGKYLAIFNGAASEEQKDAISPEQQQAFMAAWGEWAQNHASALTDPGAPLFAKRVVTSDGDTEFTDSKTAYAIVEADSHDTAVAIFAKHPHLTLMAGNSIEVIECPSLPV, encoded by the coding sequence ATGGGCAAGTACCTGGCGATCTTCAACGGTGCCGCGAGCGAGGAACAGAAGGACGCGATTTCCCCAGAGCAGCAGCAAGCGTTCATGGCGGCGTGGGGCGAATGGGCCCAGAACCACGCCAGCGCACTGACCGATCCGGGTGCTCCGCTGTTCGCCAAACGCGTCGTAACCAGCGACGGTGACACGGAGTTCACCGACTCCAAGACCGCATACGCCATCGTCGAGGCTGATTCTCACGACACGGCCGTAGCCATCTTCGCCAAGCATCCCCACTTGACCCTCATGGCCGGCAACTCGATCGAAGTGATTGAGTGCCCGTCGCTGCCCGTCTAA
- a CDS encoding toxin-antitoxin system YwqK family antitoxin, translated as MSSEDESIPSTPDEVDEQGRKQGLWTEPDPHGGVMVGTYVDDARHGQWCHYANDGRVRSEGGYAQGELDGEWIWYRANGRLMQRGGFRRGEKHGIWERWNAAGDPIDRGAYLDGRKNGEWQTFGPDGSVKRVTRHGSVPNGDAE; from the coding sequence ATGAGCTCCGAGGACGAGTCGATCCCCTCGACCCCGGACGAGGTCGACGAACAGGGGCGCAAGCAAGGTCTGTGGACCGAACCCGACCCCCACGGCGGCGTCATGGTCGGCACCTACGTCGACGACGCCCGCCACGGCCAGTGGTGTCACTACGCGAACGACGGGCGGGTGCGCTCCGAGGGCGGCTACGCCCAAGGCGAGCTGGACGGCGAGTGGATCTGGTACCGGGCCAACGGGCGCCTCATGCAGCGTGGCGGCTTCCGTCGCGGTGAGAAGCACGGTATCTGGGAACGCTGGAACGCCGCCGGGGATCCGATCGACCGCGGCGCCTACCTCGATGGGCGCAAGAACGGCGAATGGCAGACCTTCGGTCCCGATGGCAGCGTCAAGCGTGTCACCCGGCATGGCTCCGTGCCGAACGGTGACGCTGAGTGA